acagctcaggttgaatgaTTTGGAAATAtagtaagagagtcaaggttgagatggtttggtcatgtgcagaggagggataatGATTATATtcgacaaaggatgttgaagatggagttaccgggcaggaggaaaagaggaagaccccagagaaggttcatggatgttatGAAGGACGACATGAGGAATGTCGGTGTagaagaagaggacacaagggagagggcaagatggaggaagatgatccactgtggcaacccttaaagagagaagctgaaagaagaagttgaacatttctcaacttctgcTGCATGCAACAGACCCACAGGGCAGTTTGAAGCTGCTTCATTCAAAGTGAAGGAGAAATATTTCACTTGACCCCTCCACCATGCCTGTGTGAATTGGACATAACAGGTTTGAAACACTGACTATGCTGTCCAAGGAAACTACACTAACCTGATGGTGTTTTCAAAATGCCAGCACTTTGAGTTGAAGGTTCATCTGGACAACATGTCATGGTGTAACCTCTAAGCTGTCGTCTCCTCTCCAGTGCTCTCTGCAGTGTATGGCCTTAGAACCTCCGTCAGGTGCGGCCTGACCTATGTGGTTGGACAGTTGGTGAGGCTGACAGAATCTGAGACCTGTGCCACAACAATCCCTGCTCTGTCTTACCCCTAAACCCCTGACACATCTACAGGAGGGCATTCACTTGTTTATCGCATCTGTGGCCATAATACATGACCAAACACTGATGCTTACAAACAGCATCTTATACAAATTTTCCATCATGATTGCACCAATTTACATAACAACATACATAacatatactgtgtgtttttagcatgtttaaatataaataataagtgTGCTTTTTTTATTAGTAATATTTTTGGTAGACAGTACAACATTTTTCACCTTCACAAAATACaagacataaatacatactTCACTGTCCCAATTGGTGtgcttttcagtgtttttgttcttttactTCAGGACACTCACAAAAAAACTtgaaaaccaaaaaagaaaaacatgacacaaagcaacagcaacaaattAATATTTGCCAAGTGTTTATATAATACAGTGAATCTCCATGCAGGTCAGACTCAGCCAGATGCTCATGAATACAGTTGTAACTTATAAACCTTCAGCAAGGGAAGTTATGTGTGGTGAAGTTTTAGAAAGCTcaaggtcacttcctgtttatttgCGTTTGGTCACATACTGGCTGTCAAACGATTTGCTATACCTTGCTGACCCCTCTGTTCTGGCTGGCATACCAACATGACAGttactgtttttcattttgtatttgtttgaatCATCATTTTGTTCTTCGGCCCTCTAAACTGTTGTGCTTAACTTAATATGCAGCTCTCCTTGGACTGTTGTCGACTTATTAGACAAGGTTACTTTGCAAAGTAAGGTGATAGAAACCGTTAATGTTTAATGAAATAATTTCCATAATCaaatacaaacattacatttaaggCATCAATTAGAATGAGCATATTTCACACCACAtcctcaaaatgtttttattttagctgGTGCAggcattgcaaaatcaaactgaaACTTTTGTCTTTTATCACAAATATCTCATGCAAAGCATGATATATGGTAGATGTGTAGTACTGTAATTAGCTTTGAACTAATGTCCAGTCCTTCCTCAAAAACACTCATAATATAACACAAATACTTGAAATGATAAACTGGAAGAACAGCTGTTCATGACAACCATGTGGCCCACTTTTATTGATCTAAGAGGAATTTTCATATACTGCACTTGAGGGCTGTGTGCCCAAACATTGGTGAGTTTAGGCAAATAACTCATTTAACAGCTTATACTTGACCTTGGAGGTCCACAATATAATTTGGGATGTTTTAATTACAGGTGAGACTAAACTGTGGAAAATGTGTGACCATTTGTATTGATGATGCAGCGGCAATGTAGGGCTGAAAGGGTGAGGTTATTGCATGGATGAAGTTTGTCAACCTGAACATTGCTTCTACACAGTTTCTAAAGCAGGAGGCAGATATTCAGATATTCACATGTTCCTGTTGAAATGTCCATTGTAAAAAGGCTGATCAAGGCTGCTTTGATTTCTCCTTTGCAcccaaaaataatatttaaggaccaaaacatattttaattcaCACTGTGAGCTGCTTTTAAAAGAGCAGTGTAACTTGTCTGTTATATTCAAACCAATGTCAAATTAGTTcaaacaatgctgattaagtcgatcagctccacacgactctctctgtgtctctcagtcaTAGTGGTGTTTTATATCCCGTGTCACCCAGCGACAGTCCTGTGATTTCTTTTATACctagacagatggaggcaacagcaacattgtgctaggaAAGTGAGATGGCTgcgtatgactgaaaacacaaagcgtTTTAGAAGTGAAAAACCTGGTCGTTAACAGAAATAATGAACATAATGCTACATTGTCTCTGTTCATGTCACTtaacaaaggcagaataataacataaaaataagCACCAAAAGCTGCACACTAGTAGGCTAACTGTAATTTGacacttttttgaaaaaagttTATTTCCATGCACAAATTGGCTGATTATAGGGGGGAGAAAATAATTTGACAAGTTCCTGAAGTTTCACTGGGGTTCAGAGAAAGAGATTTGTGCTTTTGTACGGCATCTTGTCTCTGGTGGAAATGCAGCCAATCAGTGAGAATGACAAATGAGGAAAAGGCCTGTGTTTTAAAGGAACAATGCTTAATTACATTCAAATCTGCCATTTAGAGTCCACTGTCCTGCCTGAATGTTGGCAGACCTCAGTACAATGTGTTGACTGCATCCTTCCTTTTTCTgtcttgatttgtttttctttgcccATTTCAGGGTTATGCAGCATAACCATTCTGCTGAACGCATTATAATTTCCACAGTAATCAGTCTGATCTCTTTTTTGTGGCAGAGCTTTAATCAAACATCTCATAGCCTCTACCAGccagaaatgtgttattctgactgaaacacaaaaaagcatGCAATTACTCACAGTGGATCTGTCCCTCCTCTCCGCTACAGCTGCAGAAAAGAGGGTGCTATTCCAAAcacatcctcctcctttctcttctctttcctttttacTGTGTGCTGGAAAATAGGATCAACCAGCCAGCCCAGACCATAATGAGAGAGGAcgttgagatgtttttttttttttttgtttttttttgcaacttaCAAACACAATGTAGAATCCCTCAGGTTACTGCTCTCTTCTATATGGAAACATCAGCTCATGGTGAAATGTGCCatttgtgaggggaaaaaacatttgaggTTTATAACCTGAATATACTGTAGATGCCTTTTATTTGATGTGTAATTAAATGTCAACAACCGTAATTTAAGCAAAGTGATATGTCTTTATTCCTTTTCCATTCATAGAAAATGTGTTATGGTAAGTGTAAATCCATAAagctgttttcatgtttatacCTCTCCCAATAGTCAAAATGTTATCAATTTAATCAGTAATCTGTAGAGATTACACTTTCTACTAAATAGATAAGTACTGTATACTACCTATAACTGGAACACAGCATGTGAAAATGAgctcactgtaaaaacattttctccAACCTAAATTCTGCTCCTCTAAATCATGTCCTCATTTCTTACAACACCAAAATACGTTGGGGAACACAATGACAATTCTTTAAACTGGACCAGGCAGATGGAAACAAACTACCTAGCAAAACGTGTGAAATTTAAACCCCTTTGGTGCACAACCAAAGACAAATGTTTATGGAGGTAGGCAAACTATTTATCATAGGTCGCTGGTCTTAAACAGATTATCAGTATTAATGAGGTTCTCTTTGAGCAAAATGTAGATGTTTAGGAACCCTGGGCAAACAGCTTTCTTTTTGCTATTAATAATTAGAGAGGATTTAGCATTTCTCAAGCAACCATGTAGCAGCTTTGACACTAAAAGTCCAATTAGGAGGTATTTCACTTGCTTGTTGCATgatgaagacaaaaacacaaatgtaccaTTAGTAATATTGTACATTATAAGTCAAAGTCAAACAACTATACAATAGTTTTGGAGCCATGCAGTGCCTTATTAATAACAGCAACATTTCTCATGGCAAGTGGGTTGTTCTAAGCATCCTGAAGAAAAGCAGTCTTTACAAATAAAGGAAGTTATACATGGCAGTTCAGAAGAAGAACAtctatttaacttaatttaaataaatgtacattggtggataccctgcctttcgcattatgtcagctggaattggcaccagGGCCTACCACCCACCAAGCCCTGGACTCTGTGTTCTGGCCGGGCCACTGCAGATTAGTGGCAATGTTATgggccacttcctgtctgggaagacttACTTCCTGTACAGGTCATGGCTTGCAGACGTGTtaagggcaggcccttggtctcacatatcaagtttcgagCCCATCTGTCAATAAACGGGCGAgaccactgtgtgagtgctcgggccctaataataataacattaacaataacaataacaataacaacgacaacaacaatacTACTAcaactgataataataataataataattattattattattgttattatattattatgataataataatacatacttTATTATTgatatgtgatatatatatgtatgtgacatttattgtacttaagtatcaaaagtaattttctgatataaaatgtatttaaattgaacaagtaaataaaaaaagtgaggagttaggattgagccacaGTAGATAGGGTGAGTTGCCTTTCAACTAAGGCTGTGGGTTTAATTCCGTTCTGTGTTCCGTTAATGTGttcttgagcaagacacttaaccccatgttgcagcatttgaatgggtgaatggcaaaactgtagtataaagcagctcatcGAGGCTagaaaatacagaccattaccaattcttcttcttctgattttatctggtagtaatgagtaacaaagatagttagaggaaatgtagtggagtaaaagtaaaagttgctagaaatataaataacaaagtaaagtacataaGTGAATCGTGTACCTAAGTACAGTAACGAAATACTTGTACACtgctaaataaataatcaactgTGAATAGAAAGCAATAACATAACAATACATTAATAacacatatatttaatattaatatataaatattaatattggaTGAAACTGAAGATAAGTGAACAATATGAAGTGATGAAGGCTGTGGCAACAATACCGGCAAGAAATTAAAACTACTTTAACTCCTGGTCCCCATATGAGAAGGTAGCACTGGaccatgatgatgctgctgctgatatttGAAACAGTTCAACGTGCTGCTTGTGAACACACCCCCACCATGCTCACGCAGCGGTAGATTTGGATTGGACGGACATCTGGGCGAGGAAAATGGGAGACGACTTGGGTGACGAGTGGTGGCAACACGATGGTAATTAATTTAGTAAGTTTACTCATTATGTTAAAGACAGATGTGCGGTGTTTCTAAACGGGGTCTTGTTAGCTGTAATGTGACACGCTGCTTCTTCACATTAGCTTCTAAGATATCGCGAGAAAGTATGGGTCTAAGCTAACTGTATGCTAACGTACACGAGCCAGCTGTGGATCGGGAGTTTCTCACTTAAGTTTCCAGTCTGAGTGAACATGCAGTTTAAAAACCACAACGCAGAATTGGGTGTTTGATTACATTCTCTTTAATTTGTTAAAACTGACAGAGTTGGCGTTTTTAGTACAGGTTGTTATGACAAcacgtgcttgtgtgtgtgcatgtttgtaaaGGGAAACTAGTTGTTAGCTTCTTTCTAACTTTGTTTCTCCTTCACATGCCATTGAAAGTCACAATTAACTAGATATCTCTCATACGTGGTGTTTAGCTATTGACATTCCACCATACCCACCTTCATTATCTGCACATGTTATCTGTTTTCATAGGAAGGTTGTTGTGGCTGCCCTTGCAAAATCATACACTCTGCATACCAATAGAGGGCCCTCGTGTGCTTCAAGGATTATTGACCTGGTCGTGTTAGACCACCGTCTAAATGAAAAATTActcttttcattaaaatacGCAGACTTATTGTTTTTGTAGACATATTATCAGACATACAGTATTATCACTTAAAATAAGGGATGCATCATATGATATGCATGATACTAACTTACATCATGTAAATctaacataataaaaacaatgcaagTGAATCtctttaaaacaataacaatggcAGAAGGCAATAACCACTAAACATGtctccattattattattgttatctccTTTGTTATTCCCCACTGTCCAAAATGCATATTATAGAGTTAGTAATTTAGttaatttgaacatttgaaagTCATTTCTGTTTTACTGCAGATGCTGCCCATGAATTATTTACTGGATTATTTGATGAAcatgtagttgcagcaggtatATTGGACACATGTTGGactatataaatgaaattgacTTGACTCAGGTCAGTGATTTTGCtggatggactgtgggaggttttctgtttttctgtcctgCATTGAGAGCTGTGCTGCATCGTCTGTTTGTGCCATATCCTTTGGTCTTGGGAATCATTGTTGGTTTAGGCTTCTGCAGTGACCCCAGAGGAATCTGATTCAGAAACAGAGACATAACAATCTATTGAGCTGTATTCACAGAATGTTCATTCctgcagctttatttttttatatgtgtatacactgtattttctcaagaagaaaaaaataacatggctTATTTCCATTGGCCGCGTACACCATGTTTTTAGCGGTCCATTCCACAGTGTATTGAGTCATTGTTGATATTGGTGTCCATCTTCAGAGCAAAGCTTGGCAGtgcatttttcaaatgttacttttatttaacttttatttcacTAGGAAGTCACATGGGGATTAAAGTCTCAGCACAAGAGAGCAATATTTAGCCAGACATGTATCAATTAATTACATTGACTGCAGTTTGCAGGTACTATACTAGgtacttatttttattatttaaagggaCAAGGATTTCAAGTTTGAGTTTGAGCTGAAGATTATAAGAAAAGGTTTGAATGATCCAATATCAGTTcatcaaacacatcatttacatcTGCAGTAAACATTACAAGTAAGCAGTTGTCTGGTTATTAGAACGTTGCTGGCTATGTGAGCTGCACTGAGCCATGACAGTCTCATGAACTGTGTTGTGAATAGTTATATGGACTGCCTGCAGTTTACGGGACCATCTCGACTTGGGGTCATTAACTGACTCTGGCTGGCCTGTAGTGTATGCAGAAGATATAACATTCCCAAGaataataaactgaaaaaaagactGAACACTGATCTGAGGCTGAACCCATTTGTGTTAGTTGAAAATGCTACAACATGTGAGGCCAAGGAAGTCATGTGACTTGTGAATCACTGCTGGGAAGCCAATGCTAGGTAACAGCTGTTTGCAGAGATCAGGCTGACATTTTGTCAGCATAAACACTTCAGATGAATTAGTGAGCACTCTCATTTTCTGCCTTGTCTGTGACAATGAATGTAGATGTGTATCTGTACTTGAAACTCCAGTCCATGCTATATGGGatagtatttatttttcaaaccataTATATTACTGACTCCCtgctgtaccttttttttttttaactggtgTTTATAGTTGGTTTGTTTATTCTTGCATTTTCCAAggaaaataaaccttttttaatttactaTTTAAGTGTGCTTCCATTTTAGCAGCAGTGTTGTACATTTTTGGAATAAGAAGAGTTGTTAAGTTTGCATCTGACGTAGCCGAATCAGTGAACTCTGTAAAATGATCAGATTGGAATTTTATTGGAGAAGCATTCAGATAAACAATTAATTCATGTACGCATGTTATTTGATAAGGTTGTCCCATTGTTGAACTGTAATTAAAAGCAGAATTCGTAAAACCAGGCTAAAAGTTTTGCCAAATAGAAAGACTGTATTTATTCCAGCATACCCTGTCCAaactagagatgttccgataccatttttaacctcccgataccgattccgatacttgtgctgtgggtatcggccgataccgagtaccgataccagtgtgttataaaaaaatatatatcatactacgcctgcatgactgtgatatgattatcatcaccaaatcctttaccgtatcagtcacgggtgtcagacagtggaataatctggatgaggagatgaaaaaatcagcaaaacggagtgtatttaaaaagaagtatgtagagatgaccattaatcgatacagaatgacccaggaggaaagtatgacaaaggtcagagacagaaatctgtagacaccgtgtggatacggcagtggaagcaaatttaaccaaacaacagctgacatacatggagtctgattgactgtctagagctagactgcatctctgagtgctacctgatgctgaaacatgtttttgtcaaaatgtcataagaaaaagaaaaattatgtattgtatgatgaaaatatgtattctgtgggtaatggggacgggactagataagcttttccttctccggctttcccttttggttatgtgtattgtgtacattgtgtgtattgtgtacACATTGTgtaactacactaagatgatgtgtgatgatgagtgatctaactgacatgaccaaaataaacacacatacacacacacatatatatatatatatatatatatatataaataaataaataaatcattggtggtaaggtttggctcaggttaaaccctctgtaaaacatgaacgaatacagcaaattgacatcatttatttttaccagtgatatgttatttcgtttttcagcttgtacgtttgttttcactctggtccaaacaccgcggcactggcagagcttcatgtttccatgacgactgaccgggaaaggacgcgcgtggcatcatttttacatgactccagattgttaaaatgagtctctgaagtaacgctaaactttaaaaacatggggcatacatacgcaggacacaggtacgctggttagttgtcgCGCTGCTCTTTACGTTTAATAAacggccgctccagtttgactgtagacgcgctaacggagctagcgcagctaacaacgctaacggagctaactggtaaatactgccaaaccgctgacatgatgagctaacgttagctccttgtctacaggtgtcgggtgatcagttcttcttcacgcctctaaaacagcacagcgcaactttttcaagagcggcgaagaagaaccgcgtcagagctaacggagctctattaaataacgtggtatcggatcggtgcatggactccagtactcgccgataccgatacccacattttcggcagtatcggaggcatttccgataccggtatcggaatcggaacaactctagtcCAAACACATGTACCTATGTACTGAGAGATTTATTTGGTTTCTTTTTCACAATTGGCCTTTTTACCCTGGCTGACATCCCATCCTCTCTTGTATTTGTGCCACAGAGATACTTGACAGAAAAGgcttcactttgacattttatgaacaaagCAAAAATTGTGAGAAGGCTCATGATATAGCCATGACATCACCATAAGATTTATGGTGATGTTTTGTGGCTAAATGCTCACACAAATGATTGTTAATCCTATCAAAGCCTCTGTTAAGTAATGTTCTGCCCCAGTCATCAAATATATCCCCTTGTTTGAGTTTAGTCAGGATTGTTATTGCTTCTCCATGTTTGAAATTGTATACCTGTGTGACTGTTATCTCAGGAGGCCTTGTGATCCCCCCAGTTGTCAGCTAGTCTCTTATGACAACCCATTCTGATAGTGGTAGTGAGATACCAcatataaatgttatttattatccAATCGTCTTGGTCTAATGGCTTCTGTCGTATTTTGTAACCATATTATTTGTGGCGTTGGTGTGTTGATGGAAAACTATGAATGCTCTGACACTAGTCttaatatattaaaacaaactgGCTAACTTAAATTATATGATATGAAAAGGTTCATTTAGTTTAGCCTTGTTTTCTAGAGGACATGTTATTTTAGGTTGGACACACTCCAATCATATTTTTCCTAATGGATTCTCCAAATTACTCTCATTAGTGTGCTCGCCTCCAGTGATGCACACATATTCTTGTTTCAAAATGGTTTGTtacatctttttattttgcataaaaTTTAGCAGCTGTATCTTTCTCACATTTAATGTTTTGGAAACATATATACTGCCTCTATACCTCACAGAATGATTGTAGTAGGTTAAAGGTACATTTTTCTAACGAGTCAAACAATGTTTGAGCTGTGTAGTTTGGTTTTTATTAAATTGTCATTTATATGACAGAACTTTGGTTTCTCTTTTACTTTACAAGAGGAAAATTTGATAAAGAAAACAGCAAGTGTTCATAAAGCAAGCAAATCCTTACTCACAGTAATTTCTGAAGACACTTGTTCTTTTTTGAATCCTTAACTTGCTATGGGATTTTCACAGTATGTGAAGTATGTGAAGCAGAGATTCAGGAGTTGTCCCACCAATGAACAATTATTCCTCTCAGTTccaactgattttatttgcaTGGAAAAACCTGTTGCTCTGTTGCTGCCAAGCACCTTTCAGTAGTTTTCAAGGTGAACaagtaaaaaatgaaaaacgatacaaattgttttaattaacagacaaaaaaaaacataaatgaaacacaaaattaTGAAAAGTATGTACATCATGCATTTGGTTGCAATGATATCTCAATTAGCTCTGATACAGGtactggaaaaataaacaaacaataaaggtattgttcaaagtcagtCTAGGCACGCATTAATTATAGCAGGTTTTACAAATGCTCTTTTAGGACAAATACCATAAACATTTATATGGCCATTGTTACAGAATATAACAacgtgtgcatatatatatatatttatatatttatttacctaATCACATAGGCCACTTACTGTAATATTAGAGGGGTGTGAGCCTGGAGAGGTAGCAGGGGATATAGTGATGCTACTTGTAATCTTGCCAGCACCTTTGACATGGCAGCCACTGGTGAGTACTTGAGTCCTTTGCTCATGTCTAAGATAGTATTGTCCATCAGGTTGTGAATGGCTGTGGGTCATACCATTGACAGACTGGATATAAGGGCTCCCCAAATGGATATGGATCTTGTTATCTTCTGTGGTGATAATACTGGGACTTGTGTCTGCACTGTTGGACTTCTGATGTTGCCAGCTGTTCTGCCACTCCGGGGTTTTACAAAAAACTGCCTGATTTGCAGCCTCAATTGGCTCTGGTGAGCAGGTCCTGACAGTAACAATCTGAATGGGGGAGCCGTTGAGGTCAGGTGTCACAGAGCGTGATGAATTTGGACTTAACACCCGAGTTATGGTCGTGCCATGAAGTGGGGAGATGGGGCGGGCGGGACTTGATGGGGGGGTTTTAATACTGGCTGCAGGCAGACTTGAGTTTTGGATGATGGTAATTCTCTGCTTGGGTGAGGCTCCACTTGTTGGGATGACAGCCGTGCTGGTGTAGGATGGGGCTGTGTCTCCAGTGGGGCTGCTAATCTCGAGTGTTGCTGTGTTAAGTATATGATGTGGTGTTACCTTGATGTGCAAGGGCTGCcctcgtgtgtgtgttaacatcaTAACCTCCCCATTAACTGTTTGGTGCATATCTATGCTGTTACCTGAATGGCTACTGTATTGGCTCATGTTGTTATTTGCACTGTTCAAGCTGTTGAGATTGttgagaagaagagaaggtCTTCTGTTTATGACTTTTGCATTGCAATTTGGGTCCTTGTCGTCATTTTCTTCATCTTGTTTCTCACTGTGCTTGCCGTAGTCAGGAGGCAGACTGTCTACTGGCTCAGTTTGTACCCCTTTGGTGGTCTGATGGAAGTCTGAAAAGTCATTTCTGTCAGCACCAGGTGTCCGATTCTTGACTTGTTTATATCTGTCTAGCTCACTTGCCAGTTCTTTCATCTCTCTGGCCAAATCTCTGTTCCTGGCTTCTTGCTGGATCACTTTCCTTTGTAGTGAGGAGTGGTCAGTCTGCACTTTGCAAATGGACTCCTCAGTCCCCATCAGCTGCTGGAGTTTCTCCTTCAAGGTATCTACTTCTCTGGCTAAAAGTCTGGACTTAACCTGCTCCTTCTGAAGACgacagaggaggaggtgctCCTGGTTGACTTCTTGCTTCTCTGCTTGCTCATACCTGGAAAGTTCCCTCTTTGCTACCTCAAGTTCTTCTGTTAGAGCCTTGGACCTCCTCTGTTCATCCTTGAACCTCTTCTCCAGGGACTCAAAGTTCTCTACCACGTTCAACAGCTCTCCCTCCAACACTTCCTTGTCCCGGAGTCTCTTCCGCAGCCTGTCTAGCTCTTCAGTCAGTTCTTTGAATTTGTTGTCCTCTGTTTGGCAGTGATGGCTGGCATTGTTTGGAATAGAGCCATGTGTGtacttctcctctttctctttcctgtTTTCCAAGACCTGTAATCTTTTTCTCATTATGGTTACTTTATTCTGTAGCTCAATGTTCCTCCCCTCTTCCATTTTTAGTCTGTCTTGGAGCTCGTCTTTCTCCTTTGCTATACCCTTAAGCTTTTCCTCTAAATCTGCTTGAGACTTGAAAGTCTGCTGCCTCTCTTCTTTTAgtctttctgtcattgttgTCAAATTGCTTTGCTCATTG
This genomic interval from Solea solea chromosome 2, fSolSol10.1, whole genome shotgun sequence contains the following:
- the LOC131449973 gene encoding filamin A-interacting protein 1-like, with product MTAQSVLSEVEVLRRRVVEMEGKDEELMRMGDQCRDLDRRLAREISHGRSLRVEVDKLNGRISELDRLEEALIKSKQDCSVLKGSLDKEREVSKMLSGELDSLRVKVRDLEAAESQMEKNETTIRQDLTKLRSLTVALVEDRKNMAERLQQAEEKLNRKEGKHNEQSNLTTMTERLKEERQQTFKSQADLEEKLKGIAKEKDELQDRLKMEEGRNIELQNKVTIMRKRLQVLENRKEKEEKYTHGSIPNNASHHCQTEDNKFKELTEELDRLRKRLRDKEVLEGELLNVVENFESLEKRFKDEQRRSKALTEELEVAKRELSRYEQAEKQEVNQEHLLLCRLQKEQVKSRLLAREVDTLKEKLQQLMGTEESICKVQTDHSSLQRKVIQQEARNRDLAREMKELASELDRYKQVKNRTPGADRNDFSDFHQTTKGVQTEPVDSLPPDYGKHSEKQDEENDDKDPNCNAKVINRRPSLLLNNLNSLNSANNNMSQYSSHSGNSIDMHQTVNGEVMMLTHTRGQPLHIKVTPHHILNTATLEISSPTGDTAPSYTSTAVIPTSGASPKQRITIIQNSSLPAASIKTPPSSPARPISPLHGTTITRVLSPNSSRSVTPDLNGSPIQIVTVRTCSPEPIEAANQAVFCKTPEWQNSWQHQKSNSADTSPSIITTEDNKIHIHLGSPYIQSVNGMTHSHSQPDGQYYLRHEQRTQVLTSGCHVKGAGKITSSITISPATSPGSHPSNITVSGLCD